A single genomic interval of Lathyrus oleraceus cultivar Zhongwan6 chromosome 7, CAAS_Psat_ZW6_1.0, whole genome shotgun sequence harbors:
- the LOC127107379 gene encoding ABC transporter G family member 1: protein MGGREGEKGGITVTWENLEAIVRKGKNRKLILQGLTGYAQPGKLLAVMGPSGSGKSTLLDALAGRLSSNIQQSGKILINGKKQALAYGTSGYVTQDDAMLSALTAGETLYYSAQLQFPKSMSIAEKKRQADITLKEMGLQDAINTRVGGYGSKGLSGGQKRRLSICIEMLTRPRLLFLDEPTSGLDSTASYYVMSRIASLRVRDGIQRTIVASIHQPSSQVFELFDDLCLLSSGETVYFGPASEANQFFSSNGFPCPTLYNPSDHYLRIINKDFEQNTEEGFESEKAIGILVNSYKASEMKSQVQSEVTNISELDLGIIKNRRIHAPFLTQCMVLIKRSSLQLYRDISNYWLRLVVFVAISISLGSVFYHIGSSNESIQVRGSLIAFLMPVVTFMTLVSGFSPLIEEIKVFERERMNGHYGITAFLIGNILSPIPYMLMISLISGVIVCYLSGLHKGLEQYLYFASILFFTMMWVESLMMVVGSIFTNFVIGVIVAGGVQGLTILTAGFFRLPDDLPNPLWKYPGYYISFLTYAFQGSFKNEFEGLTFVWYQDGGTITVSGRDFLTNTWHVQIGHSKWVDLAIMFGMIVVYRVLFLVIIKVKEQSKPTIN from the exons ATGGGTGGTCGTGAAGGAGAAAAGGGAGGAATTACTGTGACATGGGAGAATTTGGAGGCCATTGTTAGAAAAGGAAAGAATAGAAAACTAATTCTGCAGGGACTTACAGGTTATGCCCAGCCAGGGAAGCTTTTGGCTGTAATGGGTCCTTCCGGCAGCGGCAAATCAACACTCCTTGATGCATTAGCAG GAAGATTGAGCTCAAACATACAGCAATCGGGGAAGATTCTAATCAATGGCAAAAAACAAGCACTGGCTTATGGAACATCA GGCTATGTAACACAAGATGATGCAATGCTGTCGGCTTTAACAGCTGGTGAAACTTTATACTACTCAGCTCAACTTCAATTTCCGAAGTCAATGTCCATAGCAGAGAAGAAGAGACAAGCAGATATCACACTTAAAGAAATGGGCCTGCAAGATGCTATTAACACAAGGGTCGGAGGGTATGGTTCTAAGGGCCTAAGCGGAGGGCAAAAGAGGAGACTTAGCATTTGTATTGAGATGCTAACACGCCCAAGACTTCTTTTCCTTGATGAACCAACAAGTGGACTTGATAGTACAGCTTCCTACTATGTTATGAGTAGAATTGCAAGTTTACGTGTAAGGGATGGTATTCAAAGGACAATTGTTGCATCCATCCATCAGCCTAGTAGCCAAGTTTTTGAACTATTTGATGACCTCTGTCTTCTTTCTTCTGGAGAGACAGTCTACTTTGGTCCAGCTTCTGAAGCAAATCAG TTTTTTTCTTCAAATGGCTTCCCTTGCCCAACTCTCTACAATCCTTCTGATCATTACTTAAGGATCATAAACAAAGATTTTGAACAG AACACTGAAGAAGGCTTTGAATCTGAAAAAGCAATTGGTATCCTTGTAAATTCTTATAAAGCATCTGAAATGAAAAGTCAAGTTCAGAGTGAAGTGACAAATATAAGTGAACTT GATTTGGGTATAATAAAGAATAGGAGGATCCACGCTCCATTTCTGACTCAGTGTATGGTTCTTATAAAAAGATCTTCCCTTCAATTGTACCGTGATATCAGCAACTACTGGTTACGTCTTGTCGTCTTTGTTGCAATATCTATAAGTCTAGGCTCTGTCTTCTATCACATCGGCTCAAGTAATGAATCTATTCAG GTCAGAGGATCGCTGATTGCATTTTTGATGCCAGTCGTGACTTTCATGACACTTGTTAGTGGATTCTCTCCCTTGATTGAGGAAATAAAG GTGTTTGAACGAGAGAGAATGAATGGGCACTATGGCATTACTGCTTTTCTCATTGGCAATATATTATCTCCTATTCCTTACATGCTAATGATCTCTCTCATTTCTGGAGTAATAGTGTGTTACCTTTCTGGACTACACAAAGGACTAGAGCAATATCTATACTTTGCTTCTATCCTATTTTTCACTATGATGTGGGTTGAGAGCCTTATGATGGTTGTGGGGAGTATCTTCACAAATTTTGTGATAGGTGTGATCGTTGCTGGTGGAGTTCAAGGACTTACAATTTTAACAGCCGGATTCTTCCGACTTCCTGATGATCTTCCAAATCCATTATGGAAGTACCCTGGCTACTACATTTCCTTCCTGACATATGCTTTCCAAGGATCATTCAAGAATGAATTTGAAGGCTTAACATTTGTTTGGTATCAAGATGGAGGTACCATAACCGTTAGTGGTAGAGATTTCCTAACCAATACATGGCATGTGCAAATAGGTCACTCTAAGTGGGTTGATCTTGCCATCATGTTTGGAATGATTGTTGTTTATCGAGTTCTATTCTTGGTCATCATTAAGGTCAAGGAGCAGTCAAAACCTACCATAAATTAA